In one Sphingomonas sanguinis genomic region, the following are encoded:
- the asd gene encoding archaetidylserine decarboxylase (Phosphatidylserine decarboxylase is synthesized as a single chain precursor. Generation of the pyruvoyl active site from a Ser is coupled to cleavage of a Gly-Ser bond between the larger (beta) and smaller (alpha chains). It is an integral membrane protein.): MRGPIMRFFLNEDINFLVTNRLPRRFATKAVGRLARIEHPLIAKPSLALWKFFAGVDLSDARTTRFRSLRDGFVRPLRDGARAFDSDPETIASPCDALVGAHGRIEDDRLYQVKGFPYRLGDLIPDPELVERFRDGSFLTLRLTAGMYHRFHAPTDIVVEGVTYLSGDCWNVNPIALKRVERLFCRNERAVIEARTLMSGLPLLIVPVAAILVASIRLHCLDTVESLRDHGPGRTACSARIGKGEEMGWFEHGSTIILFLPKGMRLAETLVEGEAIRAGTVVGRL; encoded by the coding sequence ATGCGTGGACCCATCATGCGGTTCTTCCTGAACGAGGACATCAATTTCCTCGTCACCAACCGCCTGCCGCGCCGTTTCGCGACGAAAGCGGTCGGCCGACTCGCCCGGATCGAGCATCCGTTGATCGCCAAGCCCAGCTTGGCGCTTTGGAAATTCTTCGCGGGCGTCGACCTTTCCGATGCGCGCACGACCCGGTTCCGATCGCTGCGCGACGGTTTCGTCCGGCCCTTGCGCGACGGCGCGCGGGCGTTCGACAGCGATCCCGAAACCATCGCCTCCCCGTGCGACGCGCTGGTCGGTGCGCATGGCCGGATCGAGGACGACCGACTCTATCAGGTGAAGGGCTTTCCCTATCGCCTGGGCGATCTGATCCCCGACCCCGAGCTGGTCGAGCGGTTCCGCGACGGCTCCTTCCTGACGCTGCGGCTGACGGCGGGCATGTATCATCGCTTCCATGCGCCGACCGACATCGTGGTCGAGGGCGTGACCTATTTGTCGGGCGACTGCTGGAACGTGAATCCGATCGCGTTGAAGCGGGTCGAACGCCTGTTCTGCCGCAACGAACGCGCGGTGATCGAGGCGCGGACGCTGATGTCCGGCCTGCCGCTGCTGATCGTGCCTGTCGCCGCGATCCTGGTCGCGAGCATCCGGCTACATTGCTTGGATACCGTCGAGAGCCTGCGCGACCATGGCCCCGGCCGCACCGCCTGTTCCGCCCGGATCGGCAAGGGCGAGGAGATGGGCTGGTTCGAGCATGGTTCGACCATCATCCTGTTCCTGCCCAAGGGGATGCGACTGGCCGAGACGCTGGTGGAGGGAGAGGCGATTCGGGCCGGAACGGTGGTCGGGCGGCTGTGA